In the Arachis ipaensis cultivar K30076 chromosome B10, Araip1.1, whole genome shotgun sequence genome, one interval contains:
- the LOC110268413 gene encoding uncharacterized protein LOC110268413 gives MTTRRNVPEKLKEKDNQPHNSKEVIQRQQQGVKIITPPLPYPQRFNKETKDQHFRKFLETFKKLEINIPLAEALEQMPLYAKFLKELINRKRSWLEKETVLLTEECSALIRKGLPPKLEDPGSFFLPCTLGNLLINKGMCDLGASINLIPSSLVKNLGIGEVKPIQMSL, from the coding sequence ATGACAACAAGAAGAAATGTCccagagaaactcaaagagaaagacaaccagccacataATTCAAAGGAAGTAATTCAAAGACAGCAGCAAGGGGTAAAGATCATCACACCTCCActaccataccctcagaggttcaacaaagaaaccaaggatCAACACTTCCGCAAGTTCCtggaaactttcaagaagctggaaatcaacattccccTAGCTGAAGCATTGGAACAGATGCCCTTATATGCCAAATTCTTGAAGGAACTCATTAACAGGAAAAGAAGTTGGCTGGAGAAGGAAACTgtgcttctcactgaagaatgtagtgcgctCATCAGAAAAGGACTCCCTCCCAAGCTGGAAGATCCTGGAAGTTTCTTCCTACCTTGCACACTTGGAAATCTACTCATCAACAAGgggatgtgtgacttaggagcaagcATAAACTTAATTCCATCATCATTAGTGAAAAATCTTGGCATAGGAGAGGTAAAACCAATACAGATGTCTTTATAA